A part of Pararhizobium sp. A13 genomic DNA contains:
- a CDS encoding virulence factor, producing MADRIIVYWRDIPAQVIIKQGRKSAKRELTLRFTEAIDMCAMRTGAADSGDYLAEWRKADPVPVSDDLEAEADKAAAELEAAYDKERLVALVKSGGKDNG from the coding sequence ATGGCAGATCGCATTATCGTTTACTGGCGTGATATTCCCGCACAGGTCATCATCAAGCAGGGTCGCAAGAGCGCCAAGCGCGAACTCACCCTGCGCTTTACCGAAGCGATAGACATGTGCGCCATGCGCACCGGTGCTGCCGACAGCGGCGATTATCTCGCCGAATGGCGCAAAGCCGATCCGGTCCCGGTCTCCGACGATCTGGAGGCGGAAGCCGACAAGGCAGCCGCAGAGCTCGAAGCAGCCTACGACAAGGAGCGCCTTGTCGCGCTCGTCAAATCCGGTGGTAAAGACAATGGCTGA
- a CDS encoding sensor histidine kinase, with protein sequence MKYRLVLAFCLIPALLYAVIFQGGALATRSYMNEASLQAGSALRLAVSALSGHLSRYEPLPALIADHDGIKDLIAHPNDNSLREAANLYLEEINTLLESSDIYVMTMDGSTIAASNYDQPTSFVGQNFSYRPYFQEAVKGGQSRFYALGTTSLKRGYYFASPILVENRISGVIVFKVDIDSIETSWRGGEYKIFVSDPEGIIFMTGSPEWLYSSILPLNAERLQRTQASRRYAEAELKPLPIKRSNLEEHQLMTTNDPDGREYLVLSQYMPEADWTVNVLMDTASARAQARTTIVAVVLFLCLAGLALAIFLQRRARLEERMRMQLEARNELEHRVEERTADLALVNQRIEEEIAERRLTEQELRKTQADLIQAGKLAGLGQMSAALSHELNQPLAAAKTYADSAAILIDLERVGEARDNVRRISGLIDRMASISRHLRNFARKPNEKLGPVALDAVMADTLEIVAARLKTADADLQIDLGDAPLVKAGFVRLQQVLVNIVTNAADAVEGLADRRIHVSAEHQDGKVILTIRDHGPGVPAAIAERIFDPFFTTKGVGKGLGLGLSISYNIIKDFGGSLSVSNHPEGGAVFRIELEAATAAQEAAE encoded by the coding sequence GTGAAATATCGCCTTGTCCTGGCGTTTTGCCTGATTCCCGCCCTTCTCTACGCCGTGATTTTTCAGGGCGGAGCGCTTGCGACGCGAAGCTACATGAATGAAGCATCGCTTCAGGCGGGCTCGGCCTTGCGCCTGGCTGTCTCGGCATTGAGCGGACACCTCAGCCGCTACGAGCCCCTGCCGGCGCTGATCGCCGATCACGACGGCATCAAGGACCTGATCGCGCATCCGAACGACAACTCCCTGCGCGAAGCTGCAAATCTCTACCTGGAAGAGATCAACACGCTGCTCGAATCCTCCGACATCTACGTGATGACGATGGACGGAAGCACCATTGCCGCCAGCAACTACGATCAGCCGACAAGCTTCGTCGGCCAGAATTTCAGCTATCGGCCCTATTTCCAGGAAGCCGTCAAGGGAGGTCAGTCGCGGTTTTACGCGCTCGGTACCACCTCCCTGAAACGCGGTTACTATTTCGCCTCGCCGATCCTTGTCGAGAACCGGATCAGCGGCGTCATCGTCTTCAAGGTCGATATCGATTCCATCGAGACCTCCTGGCGCGGCGGCGAGTACAAGATCTTCGTCTCCGACCCCGAAGGCATCATCTTCATGACCGGCAGCCCGGAATGGCTCTATTCCAGCATCCTGCCGCTGAACGCCGAGCGGCTGCAGAGGACGCAGGCGTCGCGGCGCTATGCCGAGGCGGAACTCAAGCCGCTGCCGATCAAGCGCAGCAACCTCGAAGAACACCAGCTGATGACCACGAACGATCCCGACGGTCGGGAATATCTCGTGCTGTCGCAATATATGCCGGAAGCCGACTGGACGGTGAACGTCCTGATGGACACGGCCTCTGCGCGCGCCCAGGCGCGCACCACCATCGTCGCCGTCGTGCTGTTTCTATGCCTCGCCGGCCTTGCGCTTGCCATTTTCCTGCAGCGGCGAGCCCGGCTGGAGGAGCGCATGCGCATGCAGCTTGAAGCGCGCAACGAGCTGGAGCACCGGGTCGAGGAGCGCACCGCCGATCTTGCCCTCGTCAACCAGCGCATCGAGGAGGAGATTGCCGAGCGGCGGCTGACCGAGCAGGAATTGCGCAAGACCCAAGCCGATCTCATCCAGGCGGGCAAGCTCGCCGGACTTGGCCAGATGTCGGCGGCGCTGAGCCATGAGCTCAACCAGCCGCTGGCCGCCGCCAAGACCTATGCCGACAGCGCCGCGATACTGATCGACCTCGAGCGCGTCGGCGAAGCCCGCGACAATGTCCGGCGCATTTCCGGCCTGATCGACCGTATGGCCTCGATCAGCCGGCACTTGCGCAATTTCGCGCGCAAGCCGAACGAGAAGCTTGGGCCTGTGGCACTCGATGCGGTGATGGCGGACACTTTGGAAATCGTCGCTGCACGCTTGAAAACTGCCGATGCCGATCTCCAGATCGATCTTGGTGATGCGCCGCTGGTCAAGGCGGGCTTCGTGCGACTGCAGCAGGTTCTCGTCAACATCGTCACCAACGCCGCGGACGCGGTCGAAGGCTTGGCCGACCGGCGTATTCACGTTTCAGCGGAACACCAGGACGGTAAGGTCATCCTGACGATCAGGGATCACGGCCCCGGCGTGCCGGCGGCGATCGCCGAGCGCATCTTCGACCCCTTCTTCACCACCAAGGGCGTCGGCAAGGGGCTCGGCCTCGGCCTCTCCATCTCCTACAACATCATCAAGGATTTCGGCGGCAGCCTGTCTGTCTCGAACCATCCCGAAGGCGGCGCCGTGTTCCGCATCGAACTGGAAGCCGCCACGGCGGCGCAGGAGGCTGCCGAATGA
- a CDS encoding methylenetetrahydrofolate reductase, with amino-acid sequence MAHIDENPLGRHLPLDPLPGHSSRGRLERVLRRGEFAVTAELNPPDSANPEDVYERAAIFEGWVDGINAVDASGANCHMSSVGICALLTRMGYAPIMQIACRDKNRIAIQGDVLGAAAMGVTNIMCLTGDGVQAGDQPGAKPVFDLDCMSLLETVRIMRDNSKFLSGRKLTSPPQVFLGAAINPFAPPYDFRPYRLAKKIEAGAQFVQSQYCFDVPMFKEYMKKVRDLGLDEKCFILVGVGPMASAKTANWIRNNVPGIHIPDAVIKRLEGAQDQKKEGKQLCIDIINEVKEIKGVSGVHVMAYRQEEYVAEIVHESGVLKGRTPWKREENPGDSMVAERLEQLKGGKTENQEEMADIAAHHPH; translated from the coding sequence ATGGCCCATATCGATGAAAACCCGCTGGGCCGCCACCTGCCGCTCGATCCCTTGCCCGGCCATTCCTCGCGCGGCCGTCTGGAGCGCGTGTTGCGCCGTGGCGAATTTGCCGTCACGGCCGAACTGAACCCGCCAGACAGCGCCAATCCGGAAGACGTCTACGAACGCGCCGCCATCTTCGAAGGCTGGGTCGACGGCATCAATGCGGTCGATGCCTCCGGCGCCAATTGCCACATGTCGTCGGTCGGCATCTGTGCGTTGCTGACCCGCATGGGTTACGCGCCGATCATGCAGATCGCCTGCCGCGACAAGAACCGCATCGCCATCCAGGGCGACGTGCTGGGGGCGGCCGCCATGGGCGTCACCAATATCATGTGCCTGACGGGCGACGGCGTGCAGGCCGGCGACCAGCCGGGCGCGAAACCCGTTTTCGACCTCGACTGCATGTCGCTGCTCGAAACCGTGCGCATCATGCGCGACAATTCGAAATTCCTGTCCGGTCGCAAGCTGACCTCGCCGCCGCAGGTCTTCCTCGGCGCGGCGATCAACCCGTTTGCACCGCCCTACGACTTCCGCCCCTACCGCCTTGCCAAGAAGATCGAGGCCGGCGCGCAGTTCGTCCAGAGCCAGTATTGCTTCGATGTCCCGATGTTCAAGGAATACATGAAGAAGGTCCGCGACCTCGGGCTCGACGAAAAATGCTTCATCCTCGTCGGCGTCGGCCCCATGGCATCGGCCAAGACCGCCAACTGGATCCGCAACAACGTGCCGGGCATTCACATTCCCGACGCCGTGATCAAGCGGCTGGAAGGCGCGCAGGACCAGAAGAAGGAAGGCAAGCAGCTCTGCATCGACATCATCAACGAGGTCAAGGAAATCAAGGGCGTCTCCGGTGTGCATGTTATGGCCTACCGGCAGGAGGAATATGTCGCCGAGATCGTCCATGAGTCGGGCGTGCTGAAGGGCCGCACGCCCTGGAAGCGCGAGGAAAATCCGGGCGATAGCATGGTCGCTGAGCGGCTGGAGCAGCTGAAGGGCGGCAAGACGGAAAATCAGGAAGAGATGGCCGACATCGCCGCACATCATCCACATTGA
- a CDS encoding ASKHA domain-containing protein, protein MPSGKRGRFPVGTPILDAARTLGVYVESVCGGRATCGRCQVSVQEGNFAKHKIVSSLENISVKGPKEERYESIRGLPDGRRLSCSSQVLGDLVIDVPQDTVINAQVVRKAATDRVIERNAAVQLCYVEVDEPDMHKPLGDLDRLKVMLEKDWGWKDLLIAPHLIPQIQGILRKGNWGVTAAIHRDMDSSRPFIVGLWPGLKNEAYGIACDIGSTTIAMHLVSLLSGRIVASSGTSNPQIRFGEDLMSRVSYVMMNPDGREAMTKAVRGAVNSLIGKVCAEGEVDRHDILDMVFVGNPIMHHLFLGIDPTELGQAPFALAVSGALQYWAHEIDIDVNRGARLYMLPCIAGHVGADAAGATLAEGPYRQDRMMLLVDVGTNAEIVLGNKDRVVAASSPTGPAFEGAEISSGQRAAPGAIERVRIDPQTLEPKFRVIGVDKWSDEDGFAEAAASVGVTGICGSAIIEVVAEMYLSGIISEDGVVDGTMAEKSPRIIQNGRTFSYLLHEGDQRITVTQNDVRAIQLAKAALYAGIKLLMEKLDIDHVDTIRFAGAFGSFIDPKYAMVLGLIPDCELSEVKAVGNAAGTGALMALLNRGHRREIEETIKKIEKIETALESKFQEHFVYAMALPNKVDTFPKLAQVVTLPERKVLADDGGGEGGGRRRRRSRE, encoded by the coding sequence ATGCCCTCCGGCAAACGCGGCCGTTTTCCCGTCGGCACGCCTATCCTTGATGCTGCGCGTACCCTCGGGGTCTACGTCGAAAGCGTCTGCGGCGGTCGCGCCACCTGCGGGCGCTGTCAGGTCTCGGTCCAGGAAGGCAATTTCGCCAAGCACAAGATCGTCTCCTCGCTCGAAAACATTTCCGTCAAGGGACCGAAGGAAGAACGCTACGAGAGCATTCGCGGCCTGCCGGATGGCCGCCGCCTGTCCTGCTCCTCGCAGGTCCTCGGCGATCTCGTCATCGACGTGCCGCAGGACACGGTCATCAATGCGCAGGTCGTGCGCAAGGCCGCGACCGACCGGGTGATCGAGCGCAATGCCGCCGTCCAGCTCTGCTATGTCGAGGTCGACGAGCCCGACATGCACAAGCCTCTCGGCGATCTCGATCGCCTGAAGGTGATGCTGGAAAAGGACTGGGGTTGGAAAGACCTTCTCATCGCGCCGCATCTGATTCCGCAGATTCAAGGGATTCTCCGCAAGGGCAATTGGGGCGTTACGGCCGCGATCCACCGCGACATGGATAGCTCGCGCCCCTTCATCGTCGGCCTCTGGCCCGGCCTGAAGAACGAGGCCTATGGTATTGCCTGCGATATCGGCTCGACGACGATCGCCATGCATCTCGTCTCGCTGCTCTCCGGCCGCATCGTCGCCTCCTCCGGAACGTCGAACCCGCAGATTCGCTTCGGCGAGGACCTGATGAGCCGCGTCTCCTATGTCATGATGAACCCGGACGGCCGCGAAGCGATGACCAAGGCCGTGCGCGGCGCAGTCAATTCACTGATCGGCAAGGTCTGTGCGGAAGGCGAAGTCGACCGCCACGACATTCTCGACATGGTCTTCGTCGGTAACCCGATCATGCACCATCTCTTCCTCGGCATCGACCCGACCGAGCTCGGCCAAGCGCCGTTTGCGCTCGCCGTCTCCGGCGCTCTGCAATATTGGGCGCATGAGATCGATATCGACGTCAACCGCGGCGCCCGCCTCTATATGCTGCCCTGCATCGCCGGCCATGTCGGCGCCGATGCCGCCGGCGCGACGCTTGCAGAAGGACCCTATCGCCAGGACCGGATGATGCTTTTGGTCGATGTGGGCACCAACGCCGAAATCGTGCTTGGCAACAAAGATCGCGTCGTCGCAGCCTCGTCTCCGACCGGTCCCGCCTTCGAAGGCGCCGAGATTTCCTCGGGCCAGCGGGCGGCACCGGGCGCGATCGAGCGCGTGCGCATCGACCCGCAAACGCTGGAGCCGAAATTCCGCGTCATCGGCGTCGACAAATGGTCCGACGAGGATGGTTTCGCGGAAGCCGCAGCCTCAGTCGGCGTCACCGGCATTTGCGGCTCGGCGATCATCGAGGTCGTTGCGGAGATGTATCTCTCGGGGATCATTTCGGAGGACGGCGTCGTCGATGGCACGATGGCGGAAAAAAGCCCGCGCATCATCCAGAACGGTCGTACCTTCTCCTATCTACTCCACGAGGGCGACCAACGCATCACGGTGACGCAGAACGACGTGCGCGCCATCCAGCTCGCCAAAGCAGCGCTCTATGCCGGCATCAAGCTTTTGATGGAAAAGCTCGATATCGACCACGTCGACACGATCCGCTTCGCCGGCGCCTTCGGCTCCTTCATCGATCCAAAATATGCGATGGTCCTCGGGCTCATTCCCGACTGCGAGCTCTCCGAGGTCAAGGCCGTCGGCAACGCCGCCGGCACCGGCGCGCTGATGGCGCTCCTCAACCGTGGCCATCGCCGCGAGATCGAGGAAACCATCAAGAAGATCGAGAAGATAGAGACGGCACTTGAATCGAAATTTCAGGAGCATTTCGTCTACGCGATGGCGCTGCCCAACAAGGTCGACACCTTCCCGAAACTGGCACAAGTGGTTACATTGCCAGAGCGCAAGGTGCTCGCCGACGATGGCGGCGGCGAAGGTGGCGGCCGACGCCGGCGCCGCAGCCGCGAGTAG
- a CDS encoding methyltetrahydrofolate cobalamin methyltransferase, which produces MTRTIVASATREIIIGFDQPFCVIGERINPTGRKKLAAEMIVGNFETVIKDALEQVAAGATMLDVNAGVTSVNPNETEPGLLVQTLEIVQGLVDVPLSIDSSVTAAIEAGLRVAKGRPLVNSVTGEEEKLEAILPLVKKYDVPVVAISNDETGISMDPDVRFAVAKKIVERAMDYGIKPHDIVVDPLVMPIGALGDAGRQVFALLHRLRNELKVNTTCGLSNISFGLPHRHGINAGFIPMVIGAGMTSAIMNPCRPQEMEAVRAANVLNGTDANCGNWIMTYRDHKPAEGGAVAAAASPAGAGGGRRGGRAGRAGTNARAE; this is translated from the coding sequence ATGACCCGCACCATCGTTGCCTCCGCCACCCGCGAAATCATCATCGGCTTCGACCAGCCTTTCTGCGTCATCGGCGAACGCATCAACCCGACCGGCCGCAAGAAGCTCGCCGCCGAGATGATCGTGGGCAATTTCGAGACGGTCATCAAGGACGCGCTGGAACAGGTGGCAGCAGGCGCCACGATGCTCGACGTCAATGCCGGCGTCACCTCCGTCAATCCGAACGAGACCGAACCGGGCCTGCTCGTCCAGACGCTGGAAATCGTCCAGGGGCTGGTCGATGTGCCGCTGTCGATCGACAGTTCGGTCACCGCTGCGATCGAAGCGGGCCTGCGCGTTGCCAAGGGCCGGCCACTGGTCAACTCCGTGACCGGCGAAGAGGAAAAGCTCGAAGCCATCCTGCCGCTCGTCAAGAAGTACGATGTTCCGGTCGTTGCGATCTCGAATGACGAGACCGGTATTTCCATGGATCCGGACGTCCGTTTCGCAGTTGCGAAGAAAATTGTCGAACGGGCCATGGACTATGGTATCAAACCGCATGACATCGTTGTCGATCCGCTCGTCATGCCGATCGGCGCATTGGGCGATGCCGGCCGTCAGGTCTTCGCGCTCCTGCACCGGTTGCGCAACGAACTGAAGGTCAACACCACCTGCGGCCTGTCGAACATCTCGTTCGGCCTGCCGCATCGCCACGGCATCAATGCCGGTTTCATCCCCATGGTTATCGGTGCGGGCATGACGTCGGCGATTATGAACCCCTGCCGTCCGCAGGAAATGGAAGCCGTTCGCGCGGCCAATGTCCTGAACGGCACCGATGCGAACTGCGGCAACTGGATCATGACCTATCGTGATCACAAGCCGGCTGAAGGTGGCGCTGTTGCCGCCGCAGCATCCCCGGCAGGCGCCGGTGGCGGCCGCCGCGGCGGACGCGCCGGGCGCGCCGGCACAAACGCAAGGGCGGAATGA
- a CDS encoding LysR substrate-binding domain-containing protein, with protein sequence MNMMLRHVLPLLELDILKTFVAIAETGNFTTAAETVYRTPSAVSMQIKKLEETLGCVLFLRDARSVTLTPKGEVLLGFARRMLALNNEAVSRFLLPDMNGVVRVGAPEDIGERILPEVLKRFSESYPNVTVDVTIGTSTAMRKRVDEHRMDIAIFNSMAGENTGGGEILVSEKLVWAGTKCGTAHTRDPLPISMWEDGCVWRADAVEQLTKAGRKFRVAFLSAHTTGQRAAIQADLAIAPLPRYLVQGDLVALGDAEGLPELGHYNIGLQVIDNASAPILAVAEHVRTAFVGLQ encoded by the coding sequence ATGAACATGATGTTGCGGCATGTCCTTCCGCTTCTCGAACTGGACATCCTGAAAACCTTCGTCGCCATTGCCGAGACCGGAAACTTCACCACGGCTGCCGAGACCGTCTACCGGACGCCGTCGGCCGTTTCGATGCAGATCAAGAAACTTGAGGAAACGCTCGGCTGCGTTCTGTTTTTGCGCGATGCTCGGTCCGTGACGCTGACCCCGAAGGGTGAGGTGCTGCTCGGCTTTGCGCGCCGCATGCTGGCGCTCAACAACGAGGCGGTTTCGCGCTTCCTGCTGCCGGACATGAACGGCGTCGTGCGCGTGGGCGCGCCCGAAGATATCGGCGAGCGTATCCTGCCTGAAGTGCTGAAGCGCTTTTCCGAATCCTATCCAAACGTCACCGTCGACGTGACCATCGGCACCAGCACCGCGATGCGCAAGCGTGTCGACGAACACCGCATGGATATCGCCATCTTCAACAGCATGGCCGGTGAAAATACCGGCGGCGGCGAAATCCTCGTGTCCGAAAAACTGGTCTGGGCCGGAACGAAATGCGGCACAGCGCATACGCGCGATCCCTTGCCGATCTCCATGTGGGAAGATGGCTGCGTCTGGCGTGCCGATGCGGTGGAACAGCTTACGAAAGCCGGACGCAAGTTCCGTGTCGCCTTCCTCAGTGCCCATACGACCGGTCAGCGCGCCGCCATCCAGGCGGACCTCGCGATTGCGCCTCTGCCGCGTTACCTGGTGCAGGGGGATCTTGTGGCGCTCGGCGATGCGGAAGGCCTGCCGGAACTGGGCCACTACAATATCGGCCTGCAGGTGATCGACAATGCCTCGGCTCCGATCCTGGCTGTCGCGGAGCATGTCCGGACCGCCTTCGTCGGATTGCAGTAG
- a CDS encoding methylenetetrahydrofolate reductase C-terminal domain-containing protein: MADPKPGNAAPAMKAATGAYTPSGVSPNRRARRSYTIRLWAVRHSRFLEWFYSRFADMFLLLHPLWKALGYNRVETPITFVERNVKGLLFDCRMCGQCVLSSTGMSCPMNCPKQLRNGPCGGVRANGNCEVEPDMPCVWVKAWEGSRNMARGDAIMNVQKPVNQSLRETSSWLRVTAQAAEAREAAANKDA; this comes from the coding sequence ATGGCTGATCCAAAACCCGGCAATGCCGCTCCCGCCATGAAGGCCGCGACCGGCGCCTATACGCCCTCTGGCGTTTCACCCAATCGCCGTGCGCGGCGCAGCTACACGATCCGCCTCTGGGCGGTGCGTCATTCGCGTTTCCTCGAATGGTTCTACAGCCGCTTCGCCGACATGTTCCTGCTGCTCCATCCGCTGTGGAAGGCGCTCGGCTATAACCGGGTGGAAACGCCGATCACCTTCGTTGAGCGCAACGTCAAGGGCCTGCTGTTCGACTGTCGCATGTGCGGCCAGTGCGTTTTGTCGTCGACCGGCATGTCCTGTCCGATGAACTGCCCGAAACAGCTGCGCAACGGCCCCTGCGGCGGCGTGCGCGCCAATGGCAACTGCGAAGTCGAGCCGGACATGCCCTGTGTCTGGGTCAAGGCCTGGGAAGGCTCCCGCAACATGGCGAGGGGGGATGCGATCATGAACGTGCAGAAACCCGTCAACCAGTCGCTGAGGGAAACCTCTTCCTGGCTGCGTGTGACGGCGCAGGCCGCCGAAGCCCGCGAAGCTGCGGCAAACAAGGACGCGTGA